In Streptomyces sp. RFCAC02, the following proteins share a genomic window:
- a CDS encoding PPOX class F420-dependent oxidoreductase — translation MSPSIATNTPVDRERLLDFVRPRHRALLITRRADGSPQASPLTCGVDDGGRIVIATYPERAKAVNARRDPEVSVVVLSDEWDGPWVQIDGTAEVLDVPDAIEPLVEYYRTIAGEHPDWAEYRTAMARQGKSLIRVTPLRWGPVATGGFPARLAQR, via the coding sequence ATGAGTCCTTCGATCGCTACGAACACTCCCGTGGACCGGGAGCGGCTGCTCGACTTCGTGCGGCCGAGACACCGCGCGCTCCTCATCACGCGGCGCGCCGACGGCAGCCCGCAGGCGTCGCCGCTGACCTGTGGTGTCGACGACGGCGGCCGTATCGTCATCGCCACCTACCCCGAGCGCGCGAAGGCGGTGAACGCCCGGCGCGACCCGGAGGTGAGCGTCGTCGTGCTGTCCGACGAGTGGGACGGCCCGTGGGTGCAGATCGACGGGACCGCCGAGGTCCTCGACGTCCCGGACGCCATCGAGCCGCTGGTCGAGTACTACCGCACCATCGCGGGGGAGCACCCCGACTGGGCGGAGTACCGCACGGCGATGGCGCGCCAGGGCAAGTCCCTCATCCGGGTGACCCCGCTCCGCTGGGGGCCGGTCGCCACCGGCGGTTTCCCCGCCCGGCTGGCTCAGCGCTGA
- a CDS encoding methylated-DNA--[protein]-cysteine S-methyltransferase: protein MLYTVHPSPLGDLLIAGPRPGTLASVTVPGQKGATGVGDDWTRDDAAFAGAARQFDAYFAGELTEFTLDLEPVGSAFRQRVWSTLHTIPYGATLTYGEVTARAGLPRASVRAVGGAIGANPLSVVCPCHRVLGANGSLTGYAGGLHRKQLLLGLEGVLPAQLTAI, encoded by the coding sequence ATGCTCTACACCGTGCACCCCAGCCCCCTCGGCGACCTGCTGATCGCGGGACCGCGCCCCGGCACCCTGGCCTCCGTCACCGTGCCGGGACAGAAGGGCGCCACGGGCGTCGGGGACGACTGGACGCGCGACGACGCCGCGTTCGCCGGGGCCGCGCGCCAGTTCGACGCCTACTTCGCCGGTGAGCTGACCGAGTTCACCCTCGACCTGGAGCCGGTGGGCAGCGCGTTCCGGCAGCGGGTGTGGTCCACCCTGCACACCATCCCGTACGGCGCCACCCTCACCTACGGCGAGGTCACCGCGCGCGCCGGCCTGCCGCGCGCCTCCGTACGCGCCGTGGGCGGCGCCATCGGCGCGAACCCGCTGTCCGTCGTCTGCCCCTGCCACCGGGTGCTCGGCGCGAACGGCTCCCTCACCGGCTACGCGGGCGGCCTGCACAGGAAGCAGCTCCTCCTCGGCCTCGAAGGCGTCCTCCCCGCGCAGCTCACCGCCATCTGA
- a CDS encoding PadR family transcriptional regulator, producing MDDLTEMLKGTLEGCVLQIIGSEETYGYAITRRLNDLGFTDVVEGTVYTILLRLERNGLVRVTKRPSGVGPPRKFYALNDAGRERLAAFWAKWQYVSSRIDRLREDGR from the coding sequence TTGGACGACCTGACAGAGATGCTGAAGGGCACCCTCGAAGGGTGCGTGCTCCAGATCATCGGCAGCGAGGAGACCTACGGGTACGCCATCACCCGCCGGCTGAACGACCTCGGCTTCACCGATGTCGTCGAGGGGACGGTGTACACCATCCTGCTGCGGCTGGAGAGGAACGGACTCGTCCGGGTGACGAAACGGCCGTCCGGAGTCGGACCGCCGCGCAAGTTCTACGCGCTCAATGACGCCGGCCGGGAGAGACTCGCGGCGTTCTGGGCGAAATGGCAGTACGTGTCGTCACGCATCGACAGGCTCAGGGAGGACGGGAGATGA
- a CDS encoding GntR family transcriptional regulator, whose protein sequence is MSLGTKGRTGRHGAHPNGSGSRRVGPHPAPGRPPAAAGPAPAPPQRHSVRAQVLAALRDALATGELAPGATYSAPALAERYGVSATPVREAMQQLVSEGAVETVPNRGFRVAARSRRDAAELAEVRAALEVPALLRLARTLPPERWDDLRPLADDTVFAASMGDRAAYADADRRFHRALLGLTGNRHLVAVAHDLHRKAQTPPAHAPLPDPAALLADALEHGALLDALAAGDLVAAERLARDHLAGPDGS, encoded by the coding sequence TTGAGTTTGGGCACGAAGGGACGGACCGGACGCCATGGAGCCCACCCGAACGGAAGCGGGTCCCGGCGCGTCGGCCCGCACCCGGCCCCCGGCCGGCCGCCCGCCGCAGCCGGCCCGGCCCCCGCGCCCCCGCAGCGCCACTCCGTCCGCGCCCAGGTGCTCGCCGCGCTGCGCGACGCCCTCGCCACCGGCGAGCTGGCCCCCGGCGCGACGTACTCGGCGCCCGCGCTCGCCGAGCGGTACGGAGTCTCGGCGACCCCAGTCCGCGAGGCCATGCAGCAGCTCGTGAGCGAGGGCGCGGTCGAGACCGTCCCGAACCGCGGTTTCCGTGTCGCCGCCCGCAGCCGCCGCGACGCCGCCGAACTCGCCGAGGTCCGCGCCGCCCTGGAGGTGCCGGCCCTGCTGCGCCTGGCCCGCACCCTGCCCCCGGAGCGCTGGGACGACCTGCGCCCCCTCGCCGACGACACCGTGTTCGCCGCCTCGATGGGCGACCGCGCCGCGTACGCCGACGCCGACCGCCGCTTCCACCGCGCGCTCCTCGGGCTCACCGGCAACCGTCACCTGGTGGCCGTCGCCCACGACCTCCACCGCAAGGCCCAGACGCCCCCGGCGCACGCCCCGCTGCCCGACCCCGCCGCCTTACTGGCCGACGCGCTGGAGCACGGCGCGCTCCTCGACGCGCTCGCCGCGGGCGACCTCGTGGCCGCGGAACGGCTCGCCCGCGACCACCTCGCCGGCCCCGACGGGTCCTGA
- a CDS encoding MBL fold metallo-hydrolase: MTTPTLLGERFRSPARTRSLRLGDLTVTHVPDGAVQLVPHGWFPDTTPETWTGERAAHLDATGNLVGSIGALLVERDGRALLIDSGVGPVDLPAVPGAPIGALRGGALVDGLVAAGVAPSRIEAIAVTHLHPDHVGWAAHTDPLTGRSPFPGAVHLFSEPEWEHRAHAEAEGVTRAALAALARRVRTVPEGEEIFPGVRLRLFPGHTAGHTAYEITGGGRRLIAFGDTLHSPGQFDHPEWRTAPDTDVTAAADSRRRLLAELAGPGVVGYGNHFADVPFGRVVTTARGPVWEPVDD; this comes from the coding sequence ATGACGACGCCCACGCTCCTCGGCGAGCGCTTCCGCAGCCCCGCCCGCACCCGCTCCCTCCGCCTTGGCGACCTCACCGTCACCCACGTACCGGACGGTGCCGTCCAGCTCGTCCCGCACGGCTGGTTCCCCGACACCACGCCGGAGACCTGGACCGGTGAGCGTGCCGCACACCTCGACGCCACCGGCAACCTCGTCGGCAGCATCGGCGCGCTCCTCGTCGAGCGGGACGGACGCGCCCTCCTCATCGACTCCGGTGTCGGCCCCGTCGACCTGCCCGCCGTCCCCGGCGCCCCCATCGGCGCGCTGCGCGGCGGCGCCCTCGTCGACGGACTCGTGGCCGCCGGCGTCGCCCCCTCCCGCATCGAGGCCATCGCCGTCACCCACCTCCACCCCGACCACGTCGGCTGGGCCGCCCACACCGACCCCCTGACCGGGCGGTCGCCGTTCCCCGGGGCCGTCCACCTGTTCTCGGAACCCGAATGGGAGCACCGCGCGCACGCCGAGGCGGAGGGCGTCACCCGGGCCGCCCTCGCGGCCCTCGCCCGGCGGGTCCGCACCGTCCCGGAGGGCGAGGAGATCTTCCCCGGCGTCCGCCTGCGCCTGTTCCCCGGTCACACGGCCGGCCACACCGCGTACGAGATCACCGGCGGGGGCCGCCGCCTCATCGCCTTCGGCGACACCCTCCACTCGCCCGGCCAGTTCGACCACCCCGAGTGGCGCACCGCGCCGGACACCGACGTCACCGCCGCCGCCGACAGCCGTCGCCGGCTCCTCGCCGAACTCGCCGGACCCGGCGTCGTCGGATACGGCAACCACTTCGCCGACGTCCCCTTCGGCCGCGTCGTGACCACCGCCCGGGGCCCCGTCTGGGAGCCGGTGGACGACTGA
- a CDS encoding (2Fe-2S)-binding protein, with protein sequence MTVPALATATPLGPAYRRVTEAMPALRITEEAGALPEGEGWVRGDALAEDPAVLDAFCARDAEQIRADYGRTARPDVVAAFALHRYAWPAAVLFTVPYFLLRRVPLLAPGDVAFHRGAYRMSVRTGAFVCLPDDPAAADPRARVVPDEEALRAALRQAAADHLGPVLAAFGPRMRRGRRALWGAATDELVESLWYFGHLFDEEERAMEEAGLLLPGATAPYTQGASFRALTGPAGERLMTRDRASCCMFYTLRPEATCVTCPRTCDSERVTRLAAAG encoded by the coding sequence ATGACCGTCCCCGCCCTCGCGACAGCCACACCGCTCGGCCCCGCGTACCGCCGTGTCACCGAGGCCATGCCGGCCCTGCGGATCACCGAGGAGGCCGGGGCGCTCCCCGAGGGCGAGGGCTGGGTGCGGGGCGACGCGCTCGCGGAGGACCCGGCGGTGCTCGACGCGTTCTGCGCCCGGGACGCCGAGCAGATCCGCGCCGACTACGGGCGGACGGCCCGGCCCGACGTCGTGGCGGCCTTCGCGCTGCACCGGTACGCGTGGCCGGCGGCCGTCCTGTTCACCGTGCCGTACTTCCTGCTGCGACGCGTGCCGCTGCTGGCACCGGGCGACGTGGCGTTCCACCGGGGCGCGTACCGGATGAGCGTGCGGACGGGCGCGTTCGTCTGCCTGCCGGACGACCCGGCCGCCGCCGACCCGCGGGCGCGCGTCGTACCGGACGAGGAGGCGCTGCGGGCCGCGCTGCGGCAGGCGGCGGCCGACCACCTCGGCCCGGTGCTCGCGGCCTTCGGTCCGCGCATGCGGCGCGGACGGCGGGCGCTGTGGGGCGCGGCGACCGACGAGCTGGTCGAGTCCCTCTGGTACTTCGGGCACCTCTTCGACGAGGAGGAGCGCGCGATGGAGGAGGCCGGGCTGCTGCTGCCCGGCGCCACCGCGCCGTACACGCAGGGGGCGTCGTTCCGCGCGCTGACCGGCCCGGCCGGCGAGCGCCTGATGACGCGCGACCGGGCGAGCTGCTGCATGTTCTACACGCTGCGGCCCGAGGCGACCTGCGTGACGTGCCCGCGCACCTGCGACAGCGAGCGCGTGACGCGGCTGGCGGCGGCCGGCTGA
- a CDS encoding DUF2637 domain-containing protein, whose translation MALTDIDVSWGVAGCVLLAGMLLAVFLLTRGRRPSGEHADTGDSWERMEAARRRRERSYAILSYTLLFCCAGVAAALSFQGLVGFGRENLDLSGGWEYLVPFGLDGAAMFCAVIAVREASHGDSSMGSRLLVWLFAGAAAWFNWVHAPRGADHEGAPQFFAAMSLSAAVLFDRALKQTRRAALREQGLVPRPLPQIRFVRWLRAPRETYAAWSLMLLEGVRSLDEAVEEVREDRRTKEDERRRRRERRHLERARLKAISRQRGALGRGGRGEVPAVTAGEPAQSAPAALEAGGAGQPRAALGTSGSAPAGDDGSFAAEPRLDSLEEKLARIERQFG comes from the coding sequence ATGGCACTGACGGACATAGACGTGAGCTGGGGCGTGGCGGGCTGCGTGCTGCTCGCCGGCATGCTGCTCGCCGTCTTCCTCCTGACACGCGGACGCCGGCCGAGCGGCGAGCACGCCGACACCGGCGACTCGTGGGAGCGCATGGAGGCCGCACGCAGGCGCCGGGAGCGGAGCTACGCGATCCTCTCCTACACGCTGCTGTTCTGCTGCGCCGGCGTGGCCGCCGCCCTCTCGTTCCAGGGCCTGGTCGGCTTCGGGCGGGAGAACCTGGACCTGTCCGGCGGCTGGGAGTACCTGGTGCCGTTCGGGCTGGACGGGGCGGCGATGTTCTGCGCCGTGATCGCGGTGCGCGAGGCGAGCCACGGCGACTCGTCGATGGGCTCGCGCCTGCTGGTGTGGCTCTTCGCGGGGGCCGCCGCCTGGTTCAACTGGGTCCACGCCCCCCGCGGCGCGGACCACGAGGGCGCGCCGCAGTTCTTCGCCGCCATGTCGCTGTCCGCGGCGGTGCTGTTCGACCGCGCGCTGAAGCAGACGCGGCGCGCGGCGCTGCGTGAGCAGGGGCTCGTGCCGCGTCCGCTGCCGCAGATCCGCTTCGTGCGCTGGCTCCGCGCCCCGCGCGAGACGTACGCCGCCTGGTCGCTGATGCTGCTGGAGGGCGTCCGGTCGCTGGACGAGGCGGTCGAGGAGGTCCGCGAGGACCGCCGTACCAAGGAGGACGAGCGCCGGCGTCGCCGGGAGCGCCGGCACCTGGAGCGGGCGCGGCTGAAGGCCATCAGCCGTCAGCGGGGCGCACTGGGGCGCGGCGGCCGGGGCGAGGTCCCGGCGGTGACGGCCGGTGAGCCGGCGCAGTCGGCGCCCGCCGCGCTGGAGGCGGGCGGCGCAGGACAGCCGAGAGCGGCGCTCGGCACCTCCGGCTCCGCCCCGGCCGGTGACGACGGCTCGTTCGCGGCCGAGCCGAGGCTGGACTCGCTGGAGGAGAAACTCGCCCGCATCGAGCGGCAGTTCGGCTGA
- a CDS encoding DUF1048 domain-containing protein yields MSIRDIVEGKKQWRAHVARVKALPPDYRIVYQEMQKYLFKVGPVELADGHLLSGVVDFFEEGAAGGKGVLELIGSDVAAFCDDLIKDSRTYADLYQESLSKNPGTGAR; encoded by the coding sequence ATGAGCATCCGGGACATCGTCGAGGGCAAGAAGCAGTGGCGGGCGCATGTGGCGCGGGTCAAGGCGCTCCCGCCGGACTACCGGATCGTCTACCAGGAGATGCAGAAGTACCTGTTCAAGGTGGGTCCGGTCGAGCTGGCCGACGGGCATCTGCTCTCCGGGGTCGTCGACTTCTTCGAGGAGGGCGCCGCCGGGGGCAAGGGCGTCCTGGAGCTGATCGGCAGCGATGTCGCCGCGTTCTGCGACGACCTGATCAAGGACTCGCGCACCTACGCGGACCTGTACCAGGAGTCCCTGAGCAAAAACCCCGGCACGGGCGCGCGGTAG
- a CDS encoding FAD-dependent monooxygenase — translation MHSSHVPDGPYDVIIAGCGPTGAMLAAELRLHGVRVLVLEKDTEPVSPIRVAALHMRSMELMAMRGLLERLQQHGRKRPAGGYFAAIGTPAPEGLDPAYAHLLGIQQPVVVRLLEEHAIHLGARITHGRAVTGLAQDDEGVTVELADGERLRSRFLVGCDGARSTVRTLLGVGFPGEPSRNDTLMGEMEAGAPQEEIAARVSEIGQALPRFQFRPFGGGRYGVVVPGVGAGDRAEPPTLEDFRERLRAVAGTDFGVHSPRWLSRFGDATRLAERYRAGRVLLAGDAAHIHPPIGGQGLNLGVQDAFNLGWKLAAQVRGWAPVTLLDTYEAERRPVAAAVLENTRAQTELLSTEPGPRAVRGLLTELMAFDEVNRHLFEKIAATGIRYDVGEGPDLLGRRLPDIAVKDGRLYGLLHRGRGLLLDRTGRLGAAGWSDRVDHLADPTAALDVPCVLLRPDGHVAWIGDDQRDLDDHLSRWFGEPAGH, via the coding sequence ATGCACTCCTCGCATGTCCCCGACGGCCCGTACGACGTGATCATCGCCGGGTGCGGTCCGACCGGCGCGATGCTGGCCGCCGAACTCCGGCTCCACGGCGTCCGGGTGCTCGTCCTGGAGAAGGACACCGAGCCGGTCTCACCCATCCGCGTCGCCGCCCTGCACATGCGCAGCATGGAACTGATGGCGATGCGCGGGCTCCTGGAGCGCCTCCAGCAGCACGGGAGGAAGCGTCCGGCCGGCGGATACTTCGCCGCGATCGGCACTCCCGCGCCCGAGGGGCTCGATCCCGCGTACGCCCACCTGCTGGGCATTCAGCAGCCGGTCGTCGTCCGCCTGCTCGAAGAGCACGCGATCCACCTGGGCGCGCGGATCACGCACGGGCGTGCCGTGACCGGTCTCGCGCAGGACGACGAGGGCGTGACCGTCGAACTGGCCGACGGCGAGCGGCTGCGCTCGCGCTTCCTCGTCGGCTGTGACGGCGCGCGCAGTACGGTGCGCACGCTGCTCGGTGTCGGTTTCCCCGGCGAGCCCTCGCGGAACGACACGCTGATGGGCGAGATGGAGGCGGGGGCGCCGCAGGAGGAGATCGCCGCCCGGGTGTCCGAGATCGGACAGGCCCTGCCGCGCTTCCAGTTCAGGCCCTTCGGCGGGGGCCGGTACGGCGTCGTCGTCCCCGGCGTGGGAGCCGGTGACCGCGCGGAGCCGCCCACCCTGGAGGACTTCAGGGAGCGGCTGCGCGCCGTCGCGGGGACCGATTTCGGCGTGCACTCCCCGCGCTGGCTGTCCCGTTTCGGGGACGCCACCCGGCTCGCGGAACGCTACCGGGCCGGGCGTGTGCTGCTGGCCGGCGACGCGGCGCACATCCATCCCCCCATCGGCGGTCAGGGGCTCAACCTGGGCGTGCAGGACGCGTTCAACCTCGGCTGGAAACTGGCCGCGCAGGTCCGCGGGTGGGCGCCGGTGACCCTGCTGGACACCTACGAGGCCGAACGCCGTCCGGTCGCCGCGGCCGTCCTGGAGAACACCCGCGCCCAGACGGAGCTGCTGTCCACCGAGCCGGGCCCGCGGGCCGTGCGCGGGCTGCTGACCGAGCTGATGGCCTTCGACGAGGTGAACCGCCACCTGTTCGAGAAGATCGCCGCGACCGGCATCCGCTACGACGTCGGGGAAGGCCCCGACCTGCTCGGCCGCCGGCTGCCCGACATCGCGGTGAAGGACGGCCGCCTCTACGGCCTGCTGCACCGGGGGCGCGGCCTGCTGCTCGACCGCACCGGACGCCTGGGCGCCGCCGGCTGGTCGGACCGGGTGGACCACCTCGCGGACCCCACCGCGGCGCTGGACGTCCCCTGCGTCCTGCTGCGGCCCGACGGTCACGTCGCCTGGATCGGCGACGATCAGCGGGACCTGGACGACCACCTGTCCCGCTGGTTCGGCGAGCCCGCGGGCCACTGA
- a CDS encoding AlkA N-terminal domain-containing protein, whose product MLTDDSRYEAVRSRDERFDGVFFTAVVTTGVYCRPSCPATTPKRQNVRFHCSAASAQAAGFRACRRCRPDTVPGSAEWNARADAVGRAMRLIADGVVDREGVAGLASRLGYSARQVQRQLTEELGAGPVALARAQRAHTARVLIQTTGMPITEVAFAAGFASVRQFNDTVRAVYGRTPTELRATAPRDHAATGTGAGGISLRLAHRGPYDARQVFDFLALRALAGVEEVTGTPGRRRYRRTLVLPHGTGIAEVGEYPGRAGGHWLPCRLLLADPRDLTTAVQRVRRLFDLDADPYAVAERLGADPYLAPLVAARPGLRSPGAADPAELAVRAVLGQQITVAGARTLGSTLVAAHGKPLDAPDGGLTHTFPDAGTLAGAALTELGMPESRRATIRTVCAALADGTVSLDPGADRDATERALLALRGIGPWTAGYLRMRALGDPDVLLTGDAGVRHGLRLVGADASAADAWRPWRSYAVHHLWNATSPAPAPSDDSGHRPPHTHTRENA is encoded by the coding sequence GTGTTGACCGATGACAGCAGGTACGAGGCGGTGCGCAGCCGCGACGAACGGTTCGACGGCGTGTTCTTCACCGCCGTCGTCACCACCGGGGTGTACTGCCGGCCGAGCTGCCCGGCCACCACCCCCAAGCGGCAGAACGTCCGCTTCCACTGCTCCGCCGCGTCGGCCCAGGCGGCCGGGTTCCGCGCCTGCCGCCGCTGCCGCCCCGACACGGTGCCCGGCTCCGCCGAGTGGAACGCCCGCGCCGACGCGGTGGGCCGCGCCATGCGGCTCATCGCGGACGGCGTCGTGGACCGCGAGGGCGTCGCCGGCCTCGCCAGCCGCCTCGGCTACAGCGCCCGCCAGGTGCAGCGCCAGCTCACCGAGGAACTCGGCGCGGGTCCCGTCGCCCTCGCCCGCGCCCAGCGCGCCCACACCGCGCGCGTCCTGATCCAGACCACCGGCATGCCGATCACGGAGGTCGCGTTCGCCGCGGGCTTCGCGAGCGTCCGCCAGTTCAACGACACCGTCCGCGCCGTGTACGGCCGCACCCCCACCGAACTGCGCGCCACCGCACCCCGCGACCACGCCGCCACCGGCACGGGCGCCGGCGGCATCTCCCTGCGCCTCGCCCACCGCGGCCCCTACGACGCGCGCCAGGTCTTCGACTTCCTCGCCCTGCGCGCCCTGGCCGGCGTCGAGGAGGTGACGGGGACGCCCGGCCGCCGCCGCTACCGCCGCACCCTCGTCCTGCCGCACGGCACCGGCATCGCCGAGGTGGGGGAGTACCCGGGCCGCGCGGGCGGCCACTGGCTGCCGTGCCGCCTGCTCCTCGCCGACCCCCGCGACCTGACGACCGCCGTGCAGCGCGTACGCCGCCTGTTCGACCTCGACGCCGACCCGTACGCCGTCGCCGAACGCCTCGGCGCCGACCCGTACCTCGCCCCCCTCGTCGCCGCACGCCCCGGCCTGCGCTCGCCCGGCGCCGCCGACCCGGCCGAGCTGGCCGTCCGCGCGGTCCTCGGGCAGCAGATCACCGTCGCCGGCGCCCGCACGCTGGGCAGCACCCTCGTCGCCGCCCACGGCAAGCCGCTGGACGCGCCGGACGGCGGGCTCACCCACACCTTCCCCGACGCAGGCACCCTCGCCGGCGCGGCCCTCACCGAGCTGGGCATGCCCGAGTCTCGCCGCGCCACCATCCGCACGGTGTGCGCCGCACTCGCCGACGGCACCGTGTCCCTCGACCCGGGCGCCGACCGCGACGCGACCGAACGCGCCCTCCTCGCCCTGCGCGGCATCGGCCCCTGGACCGCCGGCTACCTGCGGATGCGGGCGCTCGGCGACCCCGATGTCCTGCTGACCGGCGACGCCGGGGTCCGTCACGGCCTGCGCCTCGTCGGCGCCGACGCCTCCGCCGCCGACGCGTGGCGGCCCTGGCGCTCGTACGCCGTCCATCATCTGTGGAACGCCACCTCGCCGGCCCCCGCGCCGTCGGACGACAGCGGGCACCGCCCGCCGCACACCCACACCAGGGAGAACGCCTGA
- a CDS encoding DUF1048 domain-containing protein → MSFWETVTGSDLTRQWKAFETRAAALPDEHRAAWEQIKGHLFPYGDFTGRNLTPIADAALALLEESAADGQRVHEVLGDDIGGFCAALAGGEGARTYRDRWREQLNRNVARKLGRLEGTR, encoded by the coding sequence ATGAGCTTCTGGGAGACCGTCACCGGCAGTGATCTCACGAGGCAGTGGAAGGCGTTCGAGACCAGGGCCGCGGCCCTTCCGGACGAGCACCGGGCGGCGTGGGAGCAGATCAAGGGCCACCTCTTCCCCTACGGGGACTTCACCGGCCGCAACCTGACGCCGATCGCCGACGCCGCCCTGGCGCTGCTGGAGGAGTCGGCGGCGGACGGGCAGCGCGTCCACGAGGTGCTCGGCGACGACATCGGGGGCTTCTGCGCCGCGCTGGCCGGCGGCGAGGGCGCCCGCACCTACCGCGACCGGTGGCGCGAGCAGTTGAACAGGAACGTCGCGAGGAAGCTGGGCCGGCTGGAGGGGACGAGATGA
- a CDS encoding MarR family transcriptional regulator: protein MTASPDASARTERELCGLVGALARKLDDHVRERAAALDLTGPQATALRELGGPLTMKELAARMSCEPSNATFVVDRLERRGLIERRPHPTDRRAKEIHLTAGGAELRERLMDLLAHRSPVAALSGHEQDELRRLLLRATDQR, encoded by the coding sequence ATGACCGCCTCCCCGGACGCGAGCGCCCGCACCGAACGCGAACTGTGCGGCCTGGTGGGCGCGCTGGCCCGGAAACTGGACGACCACGTACGGGAGCGCGCCGCCGCCCTCGACCTCACCGGGCCGCAGGCGACGGCGCTGCGCGAACTGGGCGGGCCGCTCACCATGAAGGAGCTGGCCGCCCGCATGAGCTGCGAGCCGTCCAACGCCACGTTCGTCGTGGACCGGCTGGAGCGCCGCGGCCTCATCGAGCGCCGCCCCCACCCCACCGACCGCCGGGCCAAGGAGATCCACCTCACCGCCGGGGGCGCGGAGCTGCGCGAGCGGCTGATGGACCTCCTCGCGCACCGGTCCCCCGTCGCCGCGCTCAGCGGACACGAGCAGGACGAGCTGCGGCGCCTCCTGCTGCGGGCGACGGATCAGCGCTGA